ATCGCGATCCGGATTTAGAAGAATTTGGTGTATGCTACTGCGGGCTGTATGTAACCGAAGAATACAATCAGGAAGATCACGATGAAGTGGCAATTCCTGAACGTCGTCCGCCAGAAAAAATTTTAGGATAATATCCCCGCTGCCGGATGGCTCTAGCGGCGCGAATACGATAGTTACTATTGGGACAGTCGTATTTGCCGTGTAGCGCAGGTTGATCCTATAGCAAAGCATATAGAGTGAAAAAAGCGATGCAACTCTTGTTACTACAGGAGTTGCATCGCTTTTTTTGTACTGTGGCTTCGGAAGAAAAAAGAGATAACGTACTTATGTTACGTTAAGCCTAACAACTCAGCGCCATTGCTCAGGAAGGTTTCGAGCTTTGAATTTGAGAGCTTGAGTCGTTTTTTGAGCTTAATCAGCTCTTTGTCCGGGCTGTACAGTGGGTAATCCGATCCGAACAGAATTTTTTCATGCGGATGCTTTTTCATGATTGCATTAAGCGTGGTGTCGTCAATGAAATCAAGCGTGCTCGACGTGTCGATGTAAATGTTTTTTCCAATAAGAACCTTTAACGCATGATCCCATTGGTGATATCCCCCGAAGTGCGCGGCAACAAAGCGTGCGTTAGGGAATTGATCGATCAGTGCCGAAAGTTTGTACGGACAGGATGGATTATCTTCCGGTGCTAGCTTGTCTCCGACGTGGAACAGGATGACGAAATCTTTTTGTGCTGCTTCAATGATAGGCAGCAGACGTTTTTCATCCATTCTGAAGCCTTGAAAATCTGGGTGCAGCTTCAGTCCCTTAATACCCCGTGCTTTTAAGCGTGCCAGCTGGTTTTCCCAGTCGTCGAAGTCTGGATGGATTGTGCCGAAAGGAATTGCATCTGGATGAGCTGCTTTAAGCGAAAGAGCAAAATTGTTTGCAGGAATAACTTGTGCGGCTGAGGTTGCTGCACAGAGTACCACCATTTTATCCAGACCGGCTTTTTTAACCCGGCGGATAAGATCATCCATAACACCTGTGCACTGACATGTAATTCCATAGTGGGAATTTAAATGTTCGACTGCTTTGGCGGCAATTTTGGGATGAAACGCGTGAGTGTGGAAATCAATATACATAATAGTGCAGCGTTCTTCTTAGATTATAGTTACT
The nucleotide sequence above comes from Halodesulfovibrio sp.. Encoded proteins:
- a CDS encoding amidohydrolase family protein; its protein translation is MYIDFHTHAFHPKIAAKAVEHLNSHYGITCQCTGVMDDLIRRVKKAGLDKMVVLCAATSAAQVIPANNFALSLKAAHPDAIPFGTIHPDFDDWENQLARLKARGIKGLKLHPDFQGFRMDEKRLLPIIEAAQKDFVILFHVGDKLAPEDNPSCPYKLSALIDQFPNARFVAAHFGGYHQWDHALKVLIGKNIYIDTSSTLDFIDDTTLNAIMKKHPHEKILFGSDYPLYSPDKELIKLKKRLKLSNSKLETFLSNGAELLGLT